In the Caenorhabditis elegans chromosome X genome, one interval contains:
- the Y13C8A.1 gene encoding uncharacterized protein (Partially confirmed by transcript evidence), producing MEYLGDDVQFLRCRASHEEATPIQSYRHHLHNHQATAKSRKRTTVRQQKKKERTTTERRHGQKVAIVWS from the exons ATGGAATACTTGGGTGATGATGTGCAGTTCTTACGGTGTAGAGCATCACATGAAGAAGCAACTCCTATTCAAAGCTATCGTCACCACCTGCATAATCACCAAGCAACAGCAAAGAGCAGAAAAAGGACGACCGTAAGAC aacagaagaagaaggaacGAACGACGACGGAAAGAAGACATGGACAAAAGGTGGCGATAGTATGGAGTTGA
- the pkal-1 gene encoding Acyl-CoA synthetase family member 2, mitochondrial (Confirmed by transcript evidence) codes for MAKYYPETLFHDLILENVVKFGIRQALVHDNQVITFEEIPQLVSKLVYKLLELGISQGDTILVCLPNSIWYPLLFLSCAKIGAVLSGISHESTAGEIKYSLKQSGAKLVFTNEKVSKENYWALSENSVEVLPDSVKTYIDRITGHEDFRPENLDIDSILLAPFSSGTTGAPKCCLLTHRNFLAATYSLKKFLFDQLLAQSSMKTLAFLPFHHASGFWALLICLLEGCTTYIMSEFHPIVMMDLIEKYEIDTINIVPPIANIFLKMGILQGRCPSLRTILCGSSGLQKDRCKRLLSIFPQVTHFIQGYGMTELVVLSCVTPFDDNFEHLGSCGHILPGFETKLFEHPTGETELWLKSDAIMKAYKNGTPNLDEDDWLHTGDIVTEKGGFFYVVDRMKDLIKLNGYQVSPTEIENVILTLPKVAEVAVVGIEDELCGQLPKAYIVLEKNADELLFLKHLEHTMKEKLSAVKQLRGGVSIIKEMPKSSSGKIQKNRLMYY; via the exons ATGGCGAAATATTATCCAGAAACTCTTTTTCATGAccttattttagaaaatgtggTAAAATTTGGCATACGTCAGGCACTT GTTCATGATAATCAAGTTATCACTTTTGAAGAAATCCCTCAACTGGTTTCCAAACTGGTTTACAAATTGCTAGAGCTCGGGATTTCTCAAG GAGACACTATTTTGGTTTGTCTACCAAACTCCATTTGGTACCCGCTGTTATTTTTGTCTTGCGCAAAAATCGGTGCAGTTTTGTCAGGAATAAGCCATGAGTCGACCGCGGGTGAAATCAAGTATAGCTTGAAGCAGAGTGGAGCTAAATTAGTTTTTACGAATGAAAAAGTCTCGAAGGAAAACTATTGGGCACTTTCGGAG AATTCTGTTGAAGTTCTTCCAGATTCTGTAAAAACCTACATAGACAGAATCACAGGTCATGAAGATTTCCGTCCAGAAAACCTAGATATTGACTCAATACTGCTTGCACCGTTTTCCAGTGGGACTACCGGAGCTCCAAAATGTTGTCTGCTTActcatcgaaattttttggctgCCACCtattcattgaaaaa ATTTCTTTTCGACCAGCTTCTTGCTCAAAGTTCAATGAAAACGTTAGCATTTCTACCATTCCACCATGCATCTGGATTCTGGGCTTTGTTGATTTGTCTTCTGGAAGGGTGTACTACGTACATTATGTCAGAATTTCATCCGATTGTGATGATGGACTTAATTGAAAAGTATGAG ATTGACACAATCAATATTGTCCCACCAattgccaatatttttttgaaaatgggaattttgcAAGGAAGATGTCCGAGTCTAAG AACAATACTGTGTGGCTCATCCGGACTTCAAAAAGATCGTTGTAAGCGTCTACTCTCCATTTTTCCACAAGTCACTCATTTCATTCAAG GATACGGAATGACTGAATTAGTCGTTCTGAGTTGTGTTACCCCATTTGATGATAATTTCGAACATTTGGGATCTTGTGGACATATTCTGCCAGGCTTTGAAACAAAG CTTTTTGAACATCCAACTGGAGAAACTGAACTTTGGTTGAAATCCGATGCAATAATGAAGGCCTATAAGAATGGGACACCAAATCTCGACGAGGATGATTGGCTACATACCGGGGACATTGTAACCGAAAAAGGAGGGTTCTTCTATGTAGTGGACAGAATGAAGGATTTGATCAAATTGAATGGCTATCAAGTGTCACCTACGGAAATT GAAAATGTAATTCTAACCCTACCAAAAGTTGCGGAAGTAGCCGTCGTAGGAATTGAAGACGAGCTTTGTGGACAGCTCCCAAAAGCCTATATTGTACTCGAGAAGAATGCTGACGAGCTTTTATTCTTAAAACATTTGGAGCATACAATGAAAG AAAAGTTGTCTGCGGTGAAGCAGTTGCGTGGTGGAGTATCAATTATAAAAGAGATGCCAAAATCGTCAAGTGGGAAGATTCAAAAGAATAGGCTAATGTACTATTGA
- the T20F7.1 gene encoding C2H2-type domain-containing protein (Confirmed by transcript evidence) yields MYPAIPKQHSAEVYPMNLSDEEIDVINSGDDDEEIMRGEQYRHPGEVFMVNEEESIYDDDGSIQYEEYIEEDGTYDMNQQYGVENQEYVDAHYINTNEEYLTGKEHEMVYQLFGNTATVEPISTEKRLEKYPELKHLPSLRRPTKFTEIKDRPKTHESKSGRTLDPDSSALHSLLAANKFYPTVDKPVPDQKLQENKEQDPATYINQSRLTTSKPVSKAQVPPRKGYKPRPSCPEPKDAHLIPLAHLTPLPDRYFQRRLTITAFQAGFSSECVSCMYCNFVFRQKALLESHIKKHTTTGKNEVMSESSGLICPVEHCTIRCDSIATVVRHMQVTHSVNNIAFERVVFKNFHEFKMWRTELERLTMSKFSRTSGKTNKFSKSTYYQCQHSGKIPSVKSEKEYRKQRTRVSKKLGKTCTAFFHVRENDDGTVLLRGCTKHCGHGRNVQELPVTDDIKLEISNMLISGLDESAIVDKMREENDASDRRYYLQNYEVRNVAIKIEKYKDLYKKKIGTGEPMLQLADFISSKGIKNRPVYPVVKAKLARCRFPVVDKPLVEKQFDVEARTAAYQEYREECEQEHAVNTYEEVVEEDGLFHVPATPGIEVYDESEKALEVTEKKEEPVEPLTETPTKTRGRRKTTADEVAVPAESEKVPAPQEMEETAEQVGSPTIPIGRNTARKNAAKKVKIDTSIVVQSDEDMEHVAEEIIEETTSCNVIVSPTRASYRLKLKKAVKTAAKD; encoded by the exons ATGTATCCAGCAATTCCAAAACAGCACAGTGCCGAGGTCTACCCGATGAACCTTTCCGATGAGGAAATCGATGTGATCAACTCTGGCGACGACGATGAAGAAATAATGAGAGGAGAGCAGTATCGTCATCCGGGAGAAGTATTCATGGTGAATGAGGAGGAATCGATTTATGACGATGATGGATCCATACAATATGAGGAGTACATTGAGGAAGACGGG ACATATGATATGAATCAACAGTATGGTGTGGAAAACCAAGAATACGTGGATGCACACTATATAAACACGAACGAAGAGTACCTAACGGGAAAAGAACATGAAATGGTTTATCAGCTATTTGGAAATA ctgcTACAGTAGAACCGATCAGTACAGAAAAGCGACTGGAAAAGTATCCTGAATTGAAGCACCTTCCATCATTGCGTCGTCCAACAAAGTTCACTGAGATTAAAGATCGGCCAAAAACTCACGAATCAAAATCGGGAAGGACGTTGGACCCGGACTCTTCGGCTTTGCATTCGCTACTTGCGGCGAACAAGTTTTACCCCACAGTTGATAAACCAGTTCCAGACCAGAAATTACAAGAAAATAAG GAGCAAGACCCCGCAACGTACATCAATCAATCTCGCCTCACGACCTCCAAGCCAGTATCAAAAGCCCAAGTGCCGCCGCGAAAAGGATACAAGCCTCGTCCATCGTGTCCAGAGCCTAAAGATGCTCACCTCATCCCACTGGCACACTTGACTCCTCTTCCAGATCGTTACTTCCAGCGACGTCTTACAATTACTGCGTTCCAAGCCGGATTCTCGTCTGAATGTGTTTCGTGCATGTATTGCAATTTTGTCTTCAGGCAAAAAGCCTTGCTAGAGTCCCATATCAAAAAGCATACAACGACTGGTAAAAATGAAGTGATGAG tGAATCGTCCGGATTGATCTGCCCAGTTGAACATTGTACAATCCGTTGTGATTCGATTGCTACTGTCGTGAGGCACATGCAAGTGACCCATTCTGTCAATAACATCGCGTTTGAACGTGtcgtattcaaaaatttccacgaGTTCAAG ATGTGGAGGACCGAGCTGGAACGCCTTACTATGTCAAAGTTCAGCAGAACGTCTGGGAAGACTAACAAGTTTAGCAAATCTAC GTACTATCAATGCCAACACTCTGGCAAGATTCCGTCTGTGAAGAGCGAGAAAGAATATCGAAAACAAAGAACTCGTGTAAgcaaaaaactgggaaaaactTGCACTGCATTTTTCCACGTTAGAGAAAATGACGATGG aactgTGCTTCTTCGTGGATGCACCAAGCATTGTGGTCATGGAAGAAATGTTCAAGAGCTTCCGGTCACTGATGACATTAAGCTGGAGATATCTAATATGCTTATCAGTGGATTGGATGAAAGTGCCATAGTGGACAAGATGCGCGAAGAGAACGATGCATCTGATCGGAGatattatttgcaaaattatgaAGTTCGAAATGTGGcgatcaaaattgaaaagtataaGGACCTGTACAAGAAAAAG ATTGGAACCGGTGAACCAATGCTACAACTAGCTGATTTTATCAGTTCAAAAGGCATCAAAAATCGTCCAGTTTATCCAGTTGTCAAGGCGAAACTGGCTCGCTGTCGTTTTCCGGTTGTCGACAAGCCACTTGtcgaaaaacaatttgatgTTGAG GCTCGAACAGCTGCTTATCAAGAATACAGAGAAGAATGCGAGCAAGAACATGCAGTTAATACATACGAGGAAGTGGTTGAGGAAGATGGATTGTTCCACGTTCCGGCAACACCAGGCATTGAAGTATACGATGAGAGTGAGAAGGCGCTGGAAGTTactgaaaagaaagaagaaccTGTTGAACCTCTTACCGAGACTCCAACAAAGACCAGGGGACGTAGAAAGACGACCGCTGATGAAGTTGCCGTACCAGCTGAAAGTGAAAAAGTCCCTGCTCCACAAGAAATGGAAGAGACCGCTGAGCAAGTTGGGTCTCCAACAATACCAATTGGAAGGAATACCGCAAGGAAAAATGCAGCAAAG aaagtgaAGATCGACACATCAATTGTAGTACAGAGTGATGAAGATATGGAACACGTGGCAGAAGAGATTATTGAAGAAACAACTTCATGCAATGTCATCGTCAGCCCAACTCGTGCATCTTATcgtttgaagctgaaaaaagcTGTCAAAACGGCCGCGAAAGACTAG